From a single Salvelinus sp. IW2-2015 unplaced genomic scaffold, ASM291031v2 Un_scaffold4638, whole genome shotgun sequence genomic region:
- the LOC112077509 gene encoding tubulin alpha chain, producing MRECISMHVGQAGVQMGNACWELYCLEHGIQPDGQMPSDKTRGGGDDSFNTFFSETGAGKHVPRAIFVDLEPTVIDEVRTGIYRQLFHPEQLITGKEDAANNYARGHYTIGKEIIDIVLDRTRKLADQCTGLQGFLIFHSFGGGTGSGFTSLLMERLSVDYGKKSKLEFAVYPAPQVSTAVVEPYNSILTTHTTLEHSDCAFMVDNEAIYEIXRRNLDIERPSYTNLNRLIGQIVSSITASLRFDGALNVDLTEFQTNLVPYPRIHFPLATYAPVISAEKAYQEQLSVADITKACLEPANQMVKCDPRHGKYMACCLLYRGDVVPKDVNSAIAAIKTKRSIQFVDWCPTGFKVGINYQPPTVVPGGDLAKVQRAVCMLSNTTAIAEAWARLDHKFDLMYAKRAFVHWYVGEGMEEGEFSEAREDMAALEKDYEEVGTDSVGEEDEEGEEY from the exons ATG CGTGAGTGTATTTCAATGCATGTCGGCCAAGCCGGAGTCCAGATGGGTAACGCCTGTTGGGAGCTGTACTGCCTGGAGCATGGGATCCAGCCAGACGGACAGATGCCCAGTGACAAGACTCGTGGAGGTGGAGATGACTCCTTCAACACCTTCTTCAGTGAGACCGGAGCCGGAAAGCATGTCCCCCGTGCCATCTTCGTAGATCTGGAGCCCACTGTCATCG ATGAGGTGAGGACAGGTATCTATCGTCAGTTGTTCCACCCTGAGCAGCTGATCACTGGTAAGGAAGATGCTGCCAACAACTACGCCCGCGGTCACTACACCATCGGCAAGGAGATCATTGACATCGTGCTGGACAGGACACGCAAACTG GCTGACCAGTGTACTGGGCTCCAGGGATTCCTCATCTTCCACAGCTTCGGAGGAGGCACCGGTTCTGGTTTCACCTCCCTGCTGATGGAACGTCTGTCTGTCGACTACGGAAAGAAGTCTAAGCTGGAGTTTGCCGTTTACCCAGCTCCCCAGGTGTCCACGGCTGTGGTGGAGCCCTACAACTCTATCCTGACCACRCACACCACCCTGGAGCACTCTGACTGTGCCTTCATGGTGGACAATGAGGCCATCTATGARATCTGRCGRAGGAACCTTGACATTGAGCGTCCCTCATACACCAACCTCAACAGGCTCATTGGTCAGATCGTCTCCTCCATCACTGCCTCCCTGCGATTCGATGGAGCCCTGAATGTtgatctgacagagttccagaccaACTTGGTGCCCTACCCCCGTATCCACTTCCCTCTGGCTACCTATGCCCCAGTCATCTCKGCTGAGAAGGCCTATCARGAGCAGCTGTCAGTSGCTGACATCACKAARGCCTGCTTRGAGCCYGCCaatcagatggtgaagtgtgaccCTCGTCACGGCAAATACATGGCCTGCTGTCTCCTGTACCGTGGCGACGTTGTTCCCAAAGATGTCAACTCTGCCATCGCTGCCATCAAAACCAAGAGGAGCATCCAGTTTGTGGACTGGTGTCCCACTGGCTTCAAGGTGGGTATCAACTACCAGCCCCCTACGGTGGTTCCTGGAGGAGACCTGGCCAAGGTCCAGAGGGCTGTGTGCATGCTGAGCAACACCACAGCCATCGCTGAGGCCTGGGCCCGTCTGGACCACAAGTTTGACCTGATGTATGCCAAGAGAGCCTTCGTGCACTGGTACGTTGGTGAgggcatggaggagggagagttcTCTGAGGCCAGAgaagacatggcagctctggagAAGGATTATGAAGAGGTGGGCACTGACAGCGTgggagaagaggatgaagagggagaggaataTTAA